One region of Termitidicoccus mucosus genomic DNA includes:
- a CDS encoding IS701 family transposase yields MMTARQVTRIRGQLQSFVEEFAEDLGRSERRHWCGKYLEGLLREGERKSIEPLAARVEGDEQALQQFVNQSPWDHRAVLHRLRQQMRASALAGGVLVLDDTSLAKQGRHSVGVARQYCGALGKIANCQSIVTWHWMDKAGLHWPLAAELYLPAEWTEDTLRMSRAGVPPAEQRFREKWRIALDLLEEMKPQLPAYQAIVFDAGYGVVQPLLAELEERAEPYVAQVPGNIAAWPDAAVAIHKPTRRGRPRQHALVEDPAMHPLTMVGWRDKLLQEPDRWAQVRLPRADGAGVRAVAVRVQASQRGSRWRQPGAARWLLIEQLSDQTFKYHLSNLPSDTPTAELVRLAHQRWAIEQGYQQLKEELGLDHFEGRSWRGLHHHLTLCFLAFCFLTKLRSSKKTTLAA; encoded by the coding sequence ATGATGACCGCACGGCAGGTAACGAGGATACGAGGGCAGTTGCAGAGTTTCGTGGAGGAGTTCGCGGAGGATTTGGGGCGGAGCGAACGACGGCACTGGTGCGGCAAGTATCTGGAGGGTCTTTTGCGAGAAGGGGAGCGCAAGTCGATCGAGCCGCTGGCCGCACGGGTCGAAGGCGACGAGCAGGCGCTGCAGCAGTTCGTCAATCAGAGTCCGTGGGATCACCGGGCCGTGCTCCACCGACTGCGCCAACAGATGCGGGCGTCGGCGCTGGCGGGAGGGGTGCTGGTGCTCGACGACACCAGCCTGGCCAAGCAAGGGCGGCACTCCGTCGGAGTCGCTCGCCAGTATTGCGGTGCCTTGGGCAAGATCGCCAACTGCCAGAGCATCGTGACCTGGCATTGGATGGACAAGGCGGGACTGCACTGGCCGTTGGCCGCAGAGCTCTACCTGCCTGCCGAGTGGACCGAGGATACGCTGCGGATGAGCCGGGCGGGAGTGCCGCCGGCCGAGCAACGCTTCCGCGAGAAGTGGCGCATCGCGCTCGATTTGCTCGAGGAAATGAAGCCGCAGTTGCCGGCCTATCAGGCGATCGTCTTCGATGCCGGCTACGGAGTGGTGCAGCCCTTGCTGGCAGAACTGGAAGAACGGGCGGAGCCCTACGTGGCTCAAGTTCCCGGTAACATCGCCGCGTGGCCAGACGCGGCCGTGGCCATCCACAAGCCGACTCGTCGCGGTCGGCCACGACAACACGCCCTCGTGGAGGATCCGGCGATGCATCCCCTCACTATGGTCGGGTGGCGGGATAAGCTTCTACAGGAACCGGACCGATGGGCTCAGGTCCGATTGCCACGAGCCGACGGTGCCGGCGTCCGAGCTGTGGCCGTACGAGTGCAGGCATCCCAACGAGGCAGCCGTTGGCGCCAGCCTGGCGCAGCCCGTTGGCTGCTGATCGAGCAACTCAGCGACCAGACCTTCAAATACCATCTGTCCAATCTTCCGTCCGACACCCCGACGGCAGAGTTGGTCCGGCTCGCGCACCAGCGCTGGGCCATCGAACAGGGCTACCAACAATTGAAGGAGGAACTCGGGCTCGACCACTTCGAGGGCCGTTCCTGGCGGGGGCTGCACCATCATCTCACGCTGTGCTTCCTCGCGTTTTGTTTCCTGACCAAACTGCGGTCGTCAAAAAAAACGACCCTCGCTGCCTGA
- the lepB gene encoding signal peptidase I — MNNSNRLIFLKKVAIVGILFLLTGTLFLFFNIKIYRMDSNSMEPVINKGDVVIAWKQKRYKRGDRICLFMHPVSIMSIRTIAATAGDVLEVEENTLMIGDKKYNINTSTYSFLRSISICGAMTTPMGKIFAVSENPNGYDSKELGFFEEKDVEGVVLFWF, encoded by the coding sequence ATGAATAACTCAAACAGGCTGATTTTTTTAAAAAAAGTAGCTATCGTAGGCATCCTGTTTTTATTAACCGGAACTTTGTTTCTTTTTTTTAACATCAAGATCTACAGAATGGACTCAAATTCAATGGAGCCAGTTATTAATAAGGGAGATGTCGTTATTGCTTGGAAACAGAAACGCTACAAACGAGGTGATAGGATATGTTTATTTATGCATCCTGTTTCCATAATGTCTATTAGGACAATCGCGGCAACCGCCGGAGACGTTTTAGAGGTCGAAGAAAACACATTGATGATTGGTGATAAAAAATATAATATAAACACATCAACTTATTCATTTTTGAGATCTATAAGTATCTGCGGCGCCATGACGACCCCAATGGGCAAAATATTTGCTGTCTCAGAGAATCCCAATGGGTATGATTCAAAAGAACTAGGTTTTTTTGAAGAAAAAGATGTGGAAGGTGTCGTATTATTTTGGTTTTAA